A single window of Pseudomonas benzenivorans DNA harbors:
- a CDS encoding NAD(P)/FAD-dependent oxidoreductase has product MEDRIVIVGAGQAAVSCAARLRTLSSGCSINLIGDEPYLPYQRPPLSKAFLTGELSVERLALKPRDWYDAQAIGLKTASPVSRIDRRERLVILEDGEQLPYDKLVLATGSRPRVLPESLTRNASRIYTLRGIADAEMLKGELLPGRRLLVVGGGYVGLEFAASAAKAGLQVVLVEAAERILGRVAASETADYFRELHRSHGVEIRENVGVLAICDTEGARRASLSNGEQIDADFVVVGIGAIANDRLALECGLETRNGVLVNENGQTSDPLIFAAGDCATLLGEAVTARIESVQNAIEQGDAVAHSLLGQIAPPRKTPWFWSDQFDAKLQIAGINSGFDRTEVKAGTRVGAQSIWYYAGETLIAVDAINDPVTYMTVRRILDARMSTSK; this is encoded by the coding sequence ATGGAGGATAGAATTGTCATTGTCGGCGCGGGGCAGGCCGCCGTGTCGTGTGCCGCTCGGCTGCGTACGCTGTCGTCAGGATGCAGCATCAACCTCATCGGCGACGAGCCCTATCTACCCTATCAGCGGCCGCCTTTATCGAAGGCGTTTCTCACCGGCGAACTCTCGGTGGAGCGCCTCGCACTCAAACCGCGTGATTGGTATGACGCCCAGGCAATTGGCCTGAAGACCGCAAGTCCGGTCAGCCGCATCGACAGGCGCGAACGCCTGGTCATATTGGAAGATGGAGAACAGCTCCCCTACGACAAGCTCGTATTGGCGACAGGCTCGCGTCCGCGCGTTCTTCCCGAGTCGTTGACGCGTAACGCCAGCCGCATCTACACCCTGCGCGGTATAGCGGATGCCGAAATGCTTAAGGGTGAGCTTCTTCCCGGTCGCCGGCTTCTTGTGGTTGGCGGCGGTTATGTCGGTCTGGAGTTTGCTGCGTCCGCTGCGAAGGCCGGTCTGCAGGTCGTGCTGGTCGAAGCCGCCGAACGCATTCTCGGTCGGGTTGCAGCCTCCGAAACTGCAGACTATTTCCGCGAGCTTCACCGCAGCCACGGCGTCGAGATCCGCGAAAATGTTGGCGTTCTTGCGATCTGCGACACCGAGGGAGCAAGGCGAGCCTCGCTTTCAAACGGCGAACAGATAGATGCCGATTTTGTCGTCGTCGGCATCGGTGCCATCGCCAATGATCGACTGGCTCTTGAGTGCGGTCTCGAGACCCGAAACGGTGTTCTCGTCAATGAGAACGGCCAAACCAGCGACCCGCTCATTTTTGCGGCGGGCGATTGCGCGACCCTGTTAGGCGAGGCGGTGACCGCCAGGATTGAGTCGGTTCAGAATGCAATCGAGCAAGGCGACGCGGTCGCTCATTCGTTGCTGGGACAGATCGCGCCCCCCAGGAAAACACCCTGGTTCTGGTCGGATCAATTCGATGCAAAGCTTCAGATCGCAGGAATCAACAGTGGTTTCGACCGTACAGAAGTCAAGGCCGGGACCAGGGTCGGCGCACAATCCATCTGGTATTACGCAGGCGAGACGCTGATTGCCGTCGATGCAATCAATGATCCGGTCACTTATATGACTGTGCGACGTATCTTGGACGCGAGAATGTCGACATCGAAGTGA
- a CDS encoding 2Fe-2S iron-sulfur cluster-binding protein, translating to MPRVTWKSSDGKTVSADIENGVSLMEAAVNLNVAGIFGDCGGALSCATCHVVVDEAWHDIVAGPTDMESEMLEVVEGGRTDRSRLSCQIRVTEQLDGIVLHVGA from the coding sequence ATGCCCCGTGTAACGTGGAAATCCTCTGACGGAAAAACGGTATCCGCAGATATCGAGAACGGCGTCAGCTTGATGGAGGCCGCCGTTAACCTGAATGTCGCAGGCATTTTTGGCGATTGTGGTGGCGCACTTTCCTGCGCCACTTGCCATGTAGTGGTCGATGAGGCTTGGCACGACATTGTGGCGGGCCCGACTGATATGGAAAGTGAGATGCTAGAGGTGGTGGAGGGCGGCAGGACCGATCGCAGTCGACTGAGCTGCCAGATCCGGGTAACCGAGCAGTTGGACGGTATCGTCCTCCATGTGGGGGCGTGA
- a CDS encoding aromatic ring-hydroxylating oxygenase subunit alpha, with translation MEDKQSKVVADMAARLHEIAALPENEARCLPGQFYTCPEFYQFEVEAFLKKEWHCLGRADEVASPGDYFTAVLFDEPLLVIRGDDGELRVLSNVCRHRGMPLAEGRGSARRLVCSYHAWSYGRDGRLSNAPRMQDKGISADNCSLPVFRSELWNGFIYVNLDDDAAPLSSRLQGLEALLDSYGTGEMRIVHTQEEIWNTNWKCLVENFMEAYHLSVVHPETLHPYTPTGLSRKAMTDDSFTSYCANYPETAESRGVGAPGLSDEERKRSTLFCLFPTQIASQAATLLVSLSIQPIAVDKIMVRWTMSTYSNELTGDELEVRIALWNEVNREDRQKLERMQRALSSRHAPSGHLAPRDYEGTIWDFYRYLSRSIANPTTTSADIQRLMV, from the coding sequence ATGGAAGACAAGCAAAGCAAAGTGGTTGCGGACATGGCAGCGCGGCTGCACGAGATAGCGGCGCTCCCCGAGAACGAAGCCCGGTGTCTTCCCGGGCAGTTCTATACCTGCCCGGAGTTCTATCAGTTCGAGGTCGAAGCCTTCCTCAAAAAGGAATGGCATTGCCTCGGCCGGGCGGACGAAGTCGCGTCCCCGGGAGACTATTTCACGGCCGTACTCTTTGACGAGCCGCTGCTGGTTATTAGGGGCGACGATGGCGAGCTCCGGGTACTGTCCAATGTGTGTCGGCACCGGGGAATGCCTCTTGCAGAAGGGCGGGGTTCGGCCCGGCGGTTGGTCTGTTCCTACCACGCATGGAGCTATGGGCGTGACGGACGTTTGTCCAACGCGCCGCGAATGCAGGACAAAGGCATCAGCGCAGACAATTGCAGCCTGCCGGTCTTTCGAAGCGAACTCTGGAATGGCTTCATCTACGTCAATCTGGATGACGACGCCGCCCCGCTGAGTAGTCGGTTGCAGGGTCTGGAAGCACTTCTCGACAGCTACGGTACCGGGGAAATGCGCATCGTCCACACCCAGGAAGAGATCTGGAATACGAACTGGAAGTGCCTCGTCGAGAACTTCATGGAGGCCTACCATCTTTCGGTCGTACACCCGGAGACACTGCATCCCTATACACCGACCGGCCTGAGCCGAAAGGCGATGACCGACGACTCCTTTACGAGTTATTGCGCTAACTATCCCGAAACCGCCGAATCGAGAGGGGTCGGAGCGCCAGGACTGTCAGACGAGGAGCGGAAGCGATCGACGTTGTTCTGTCTATTCCCGACTCAGATCGCAAGTCAGGCGGCCACGCTGCTGGTCTCTCTGTCCATTCAGCCTATCGCCGTCGACAAGATCATGGTCCGGTGGACGATGTCGACCTACTCGAACGAGCTTACTGGTGACGAGCTAGAGGTAAGGATCGCCTTGTGGAACGAGGTCAACCGCGAGGACCGGCAGAAGCTTGAGCGTATGCAGCGCGCGCTGTCATCGCGACACGCACCCTCCGGACATCTGGCGCCTCGAGATTACGAAGGCACGATCTGGGACTTCTATCGCTACCTTTCGCGCAGCATCGCGAACCCCACGACGACCAGCGCCGACATCCAAAGGCTCATGGTCTGA
- a CDS encoding D-arabinono-1,4-lactone oxidase: protein MSTSSHNMHINEFGLEHAHWRNWVGNQSCIRAARGAPSSEDELCSLISDATGKGLNVRVAGSGHSFTPVALTSGLHLTLANMQGVRHIDHAKRRVTAAAGTTINQLVRVLKAEGLSMINQGDIDSQALAGALTTGTHGTGLTLGNMASSIVGMRLVQPNGEIIVVDESTPDLLHAGRVSLGVLGAISEITLQVMDSFNLHERIWREDFESVMEKHDEMAKKHRHFSFFWCPYEQSRHCYCLPDTSATSKSGRTTDVCEVKVMDITDRPIFESEFEKVAYSSDAYPIEYVPNFHELEYAVPVAHAKEALRAVRKLMLEDFPEAIYPIEYRFTAGDGAWMSPFFEQDSVTISVSGEPGTDYWDYLRSVDKILRSYGARPHWGKMHFLTGEDVTSIYPRANDFRNLRRKLDPQGFYLNDHLSPLFK from the coding sequence ATGAGCACTTCATCGCACAACATGCACATCAACGAGTTCGGGCTTGAGCACGCACATTGGCGTAACTGGGTCGGCAACCAGTCTTGTATCCGCGCAGCTCGTGGTGCTCCGTCGAGTGAGGATGAGCTCTGCAGTTTGATCAGTGATGCAACCGGCAAAGGACTGAACGTGCGGGTCGCAGGCTCCGGTCACTCATTTACTCCTGTTGCACTCACCAGCGGCCTGCACCTGACGCTAGCCAACATGCAGGGTGTACGCCACATCGATCATGCTAAGCGGCGAGTCACTGCTGCCGCGGGGACGACGATCAATCAACTCGTTCGAGTCCTCAAGGCCGAAGGCCTGTCGATGATCAACCAGGGCGACATCGACAGTCAGGCTCTCGCAGGTGCGTTGACGACAGGAACGCATGGCACGGGCCTCACGCTCGGCAATATGGCGTCGTCAATCGTGGGCATGAGGCTCGTTCAGCCGAATGGCGAGATCATAGTCGTCGACGAAAGCACGCCGGACCTGCTCCATGCTGGGCGCGTTTCGCTCGGCGTTCTTGGCGCAATCTCCGAAATAACGCTTCAAGTGATGGATAGCTTCAATCTTCACGAACGCATCTGGCGGGAAGACTTCGAAAGCGTCATGGAAAAACATGACGAAATGGCGAAAAAACATCGCCACTTCAGCTTCTTCTGGTGTCCGTATGAGCAGAGTCGGCATTGCTACTGCCTGCCCGATACCTCAGCGACCTCCAAGAGCGGCCGTACGACTGATGTGTGCGAAGTGAAGGTTATGGACATAACCGACCGTCCTATTTTCGAGAGCGAGTTCGAGAAGGTGGCCTATAGCTCGGACGCCTATCCGATCGAGTACGTTCCGAACTTCCACGAACTCGAATATGCGGTGCCTGTTGCACATGCTAAGGAAGCGCTCAGAGCCGTGCGCAAACTCATGCTGGAGGACTTCCCAGAAGCGATATACCCAATAGAGTATCGCTTCACCGCGGGCGATGGAGCATGGATGAGCCCCTTCTTCGAGCAAGATAGCGTCACGATTTCCGTCTCCGGAGAACCAGGAACCGACTACTGGGACTACTTGCGGAGTGTCGATAAAATCCTGCGTTCTTATGGGGCAAGACCTCACTGGGGCAAGATGCATTTTCTGACCGGAGAAGATGTCACCTCCATCTACCCTCGCGCGAATGACTTCCGCAACCTGCGTCGGAAACTCGATCCTCAGGGTTTCTATCTGAACGATCACCTCAGTCCGCTCTTCAAGTAG
- a CDS encoding SDR family NAD(P)-dependent oxidoreductase encodes MGRRFNGKVAPITGGAGGYGLAAAELSAAHGRHVGIAGLRGSKGDHVAVHSCAAGREVVCAPLHLSETSKAAVTGHYVEAALGSTTVSVKPTGSFSAVPLLDATGVEWGRVLAVNANSMLSVTRAVQPALMGSGGASIASTSTLSAVAETAMALLHSTSKGAGHMPACAT; translated from the coding sequence ATGGGTAGACGCTTCAACGGTAAGGTGGCGCCAATCACCGGCGGTGCAGGCGGCTATGGGCTAGCCGCCGCCGAACTTTCCGCGGCGCACGGGCGCCACGTCGGTATCGCTGGCCTGCGCGGCAGCAAAGGCGACCATGTCGCCGTGCATTCGTGTGCAGCAGGCCGTGAAGTGGTCTGTGCGCCTTTACACTTGTCTGAGACGAGCAAAGCCGCAGTGACGGGGCACTACGTGGAGGCCGCATTGGGCTCGACCACGGTATCGGTAAAGCCTACTGGTAGCTTTTCCGCCGTCCCGCTCCTCGATGCAACGGGGGTGGAATGGGGGCGGGTCCTGGCCGTGAACGCCAACAGTATGTTATCGGTCACCAGGGCCGTCCAACCCGCACTGATGGGCAGTGGTGGCGCAAGCATTGCCAGCACCTCCACCCTATCAGCCGTCGCTGAAACCGCGATGGCGCTTCTGCACAGTACCAGTAAGGGCGCCGGCCATATGCCTGCCTGCGCGACTTAG
- a CDS encoding SDR family NAD(P)-dependent oxidoreductase, translating into MGRLNNKVALITGGAGGCGLAVSELFAREGAKVAILDLPRSDGAAVAERINAAGGSAFFVPADVSVAEQVNRAVTQVEERFGPITVLMNHAGTIHAAPFLDTSENDWERLMNINVKSMFLVTKAVLPKMIEAGGGSIICTSSISGVVGTPMEVLYCTTKGACHMFARAISVEFRDRNIRSNAICPGFIGTAHGRRELDLLREFGAEVTDEALRAMQGRLCDPSEVAAAALFLASDDASFVNGTHLFVDNAYTAA; encoded by the coding sequence ATGGGACGACTGAACAACAAGGTGGCTCTGATCACTGGCGGTGCAGGCGGCTGCGGGCTGGCCGTTTCCGAGCTCTTTGCACGCGAAGGCGCCAAGGTCGCCATCCTCGACCTGCCCCGCAGCGACGGTGCGGCGGTAGCCGAGCGGATTAACGCGGCGGGAGGCAGCGCCTTCTTCGTACCTGCAGATGTCTCGGTAGCCGAACAGGTGAACCGCGCGGTAACCCAGGTTGAAGAGCGCTTCGGCCCCATCACGGTGCTTATGAACCACGCCGGCACCATTCACGCAGCGCCCTTCCTCGACACCAGCGAGAATGACTGGGAGCGCTTGATGAATATCAACGTCAAAAGCATGTTCCTGGTGACCAAGGCCGTGCTGCCGAAGATGATTGAGGCCGGCGGTGGCAGTATCATCTGCACGTCGTCCATCTCCGGGGTGGTCGGCACACCCATGGAGGTCCTGTATTGCACCACCAAAGGTGCCTGCCACATGTTTGCCCGCGCCATCTCCGTCGAGTTCCGCGACCGCAACATCCGTAGCAATGCCATCTGCCCGGGCTTTATCGGCACCGCCCACGGCCGACGTGAGCTTGACCTCTTGCGCGAGTTTGGCGCGGAAGTCACCGATGAGGCACTACGCGCTATGCAGGGCCGCCTCTGCGACCCAAGTGAAGTGGCCGCCGCCGCGCTGTTCCTGGCCAGTGATGACGCCAGCTTCGTCAACGGCACGCATCTGTTCGTCGACAACGCCTACACCGCAGCCTGA
- the eutH gene encoding ethanolamine utilization protein EutH, with amino-acid sequence MENIGTYVIYLIMACAVIGAIASVVNAESELGKEFTAGLHSIGPIFIPVAGTMAAIPFISSFIGHWIAPLFAALGADPGVAGPIFIASDMGGYQLAHSLAEDPEGWVLGLITGFQSGATLIFVIPVGLAMLNKADHKYMALGIMAGLLSIPISIITVAMAMQWLGLGVRPDIATSGPATLALNFTLPLLLRNLLPLILFCVVLAAALRYLPGLMVRLFLALGRLIYAAVTLILVASIVEYFTGAFTNTFGSWGFAPIIADEEDQFRALEIAGYIGIMLCGAFPMVCLIKRYLSRPLELVAVKLGMSPVGAAGILAASANILAMFRLVADMPPKDKVLVIAFSVCAAFTFGDHMAFSANFQPTLILPLIIGKLSGGFIGMAIAYWLAVPKALQLGNEELPRDSLPASVGLS; translated from the coding sequence ATGGAAAACATCGGTACGTACGTCATCTACCTCATCATGGCCTGCGCCGTTATTGGCGCTATCGCCTCCGTGGTTAACGCGGAGTCGGAGTTGGGCAAGGAATTCACGGCTGGCCTGCACAGCATCGGCCCAATCTTCATTCCCGTGGCCGGCACGATGGCAGCTATTCCCTTCATCTCCAGCTTCATCGGCCATTGGATCGCCCCACTGTTCGCCGCGTTGGGCGCCGACCCCGGCGTCGCCGGCCCTATCTTCATTGCCTCGGACATGGGGGGTTATCAGCTCGCCCATTCCCTGGCCGAAGACCCCGAGGGTTGGGTTCTTGGGTTGATCACCGGCTTCCAGTCCGGCGCGACCCTTATCTTTGTCATTCCCGTGGGCTTGGCCATGCTCAACAAAGCCGACCACAAGTACATGGCACTGGGCATCATGGCCGGGCTGCTGAGTATCCCGATCAGCATCATTACCGTCGCCATGGCCATGCAGTGGCTGGGCCTGGGCGTACGCCCCGATATTGCCACCAGTGGCCCGGCCACTCTGGCGCTGAACTTCACCCTGCCGCTGCTGCTGCGCAATCTGCTGCCGCTGATCCTTTTCTGCGTCGTACTCGCCGCCGCCCTGCGCTACCTCCCTGGCCTGATGGTGCGACTGTTCCTGGCGCTGGGACGCCTCATCTACGCCGCGGTCACGCTGATCCTGGTGGCGTCCATCGTGGAGTACTTCACCGGTGCGTTCACCAATACCTTCGGCAGCTGGGGCTTCGCCCCCATCATCGCCGACGAGGAGGATCAGTTCCGCGCGCTGGAAATCGCCGGCTACATCGGCATCATGCTCTGCGGCGCCTTCCCTATGGTCTGCCTGATCAAGCGTTACCTCTCCCGCCCCCTCGAACTGGTGGCCGTCAAACTGGGCATGTCACCGGTTGGCGCGGCTGGCATTCTCGCTGCTTCGGCGAACATCCTGGCGATGTTCCGTCTGGTCGCGGACATGCCGCCCAAAGACAAGGTCCTGGTGATCGCCTTCTCGGTCTGCGCGGCCTTCACGTTTGGCGACCACATGGCCTTCTCGGCCAACTTCCAACCCACCTTGATCCTTCCACTGATTATTGGAAAACTCAGTGGCGGCTTCATAGGCATGGCCATTGCCTATTGGCTGGCAGTGCCGAAGGCGCTACAACTCGGCAACGAAGAACTCCCCCGCGATTCGTTGCCAGCCTCGGTCGGTCTATCCTGA
- a CDS encoding helix-turn-helix domain-containing protein — translation MNNQEASKVAGVIAAVGTENLGKSLCALLEGDVRFDMSCAYVFRFDRTAVLLHDGYNGMVPAKTLSAYARGGYLLDPFYVACMHEHPAGLWRMSDLAPDSFLSSGFAISTDIHPCISSTHGSLVEELGYIIPLQAHTAVVFSLMKEQSHGPFTELEVRRLQTVAPIITQAFEAHWRLHPEEPGVTPGNPESHLESAFVDILQGQLTDSQRYIAKLLLQGHSNASIAHLLGISEGTVKVHKHNIYQRLQISSNADLFRLFINYISRASR, via the coding sequence ATGAACAACCAGGAAGCAAGCAAGGTAGCAGGCGTGATCGCCGCCGTGGGCACCGAAAATCTGGGTAAGAGCCTCTGCGCCTTGCTGGAGGGCGATGTGCGCTTCGACATGAGCTGCGCCTACGTCTTTCGCTTCGATCGCACCGCAGTGCTCCTGCACGACGGTTACAACGGCATGGTGCCGGCAAAGACTTTAAGCGCCTACGCTCGCGGCGGCTATTTGCTAGACCCCTTTTACGTCGCCTGCATGCATGAGCACCCGGCAGGTCTATGGCGAATGAGCGACCTGGCACCGGACAGCTTCCTCTCCTCGGGTTTCGCGATCTCGACTGATATCCATCCCTGCATTTCATCGACTCATGGCAGCCTGGTCGAGGAGTTAGGCTACATCATCCCGCTTCAGGCACACACTGCCGTCGTCTTCTCGCTGATGAAAGAGCAAAGCCACGGACCGTTCACGGAGTTAGAAGTCCGTCGACTGCAAACGGTGGCACCGATCATTACCCAGGCATTCGAAGCACACTGGCGCTTGCATCCGGAAGAACCAGGCGTAACCCCAGGCAACCCCGAAAGCCACCTCGAAAGTGCCTTCGTGGACATTCTTCAGGGACAGCTGACAGACTCTCAGCGATACATCGCCAAGCTACTCCTGCAAGGCCACAGCAACGCGTCCATTGCCCACCTGCTTGGTATCTCCGAAGGCACGGTAAAGGTACATAAGCACAACATCTACCAACGCCTCCAGATCTCCAGCAACGCCGATCTGTTCCGACTGTTCATCAACTACATCTCCCGTGCCTCCAGGTAG
- a CDS encoding LasR-specific antiactivator QslA encodes MNKGVVTLLPPHDGHPGMEINWAADCRQAFNRGVSFAQTWLDNPRSGWLWAAMIAERDHLPRAIERRAFEVGFLSRIHQRLCSPRCGVEPLRDVTLSL; translated from the coding sequence ATGAACAAAGGTGTCGTGACCCTGTTACCGCCGCACGACGGCCATCCCGGCATGGAAATCAACTGGGCTGCGGACTGTCGGCAAGCCTTCAACCGGGGCGTGAGCTTTGCCCAGACCTGGCTCGACAACCCGCGCAGCGGCTGGCTCTGGGCGGCGATGATCGCCGAGCGCGATCACCTGCCCCGGGCCATCGAGCGCCGCGCTTTCGAGGTGGGTTTTCTCAGCCGCATCCACCAGCGCCTGTGCTCACCCCGCTGCGGGGTGGAGCCGCTCAGGGATGTGACCCTGAGTCTCTAG